From Candidatus Neomarinimicrobiota bacterium, a single genomic window includes:
- the floA gene encoding flotillin-like protein FloA (flotillin-like protein involved in membrane lipid rafts), with protein MFVSVFTLILLILVAVVLLLILYYVPLGLWIQAVVSLGLGRITIVDLIRMRLRRIPPRTIVDGIINLHKAGLEDISTGMMETHFLAGGNVPHVALSLIAADKAKIPLNFTTATAIDLAGRDVKEAVQTSVYPKVIDAPKDGTLAAVAKDGVEVKARARVTVRTNIPGLVGGATDETVIARVGEGIVSAIGSSDSYKNVLENPDSISKKVLAKGLDAGTAYEILSIDIADVDVGRNVGAHLQADQAEADLQVAQARAETRRAMAVATEQEMIARVAEMRAKVVEAEAEVPKAMAQAFREGNLGIMDYYSMKNIQADTGMRESISRGGKKEGSEGSEGSESGKKR; from the coding sequence ATGTTTGTATCCGTATTTACACTGATTCTACTCATACTTGTCGCCGTTGTACTCCTGTTGATTCTTTACTACGTGCCACTTGGATTGTGGATACAAGCCGTTGTATCGCTTGGTCTCGGTCGGATTACGATCGTTGATCTCATACGCATGAGATTGAGGAGAATTCCCCCTCGAACCATTGTGGACGGCATCATAAATCTTCACAAAGCGGGTCTTGAAGACATCTCAACAGGTATGATGGAGACTCATTTTCTGGCGGGAGGTAACGTACCCCATGTGGCGCTGTCCCTTATCGCCGCTGACAAGGCAAAGATTCCCCTCAACTTTACTACTGCCACTGCCATTGACCTGGCTGGGCGGGATGTAAAAGAAGCGGTTCAGACATCCGTCTACCCGAAAGTGATCGACGCTCCAAAGGACGGGACTCTGGCGGCCGTTGCCAAAGACGGCGTCGAAGTGAAAGCCAGGGCTCGCGTAACGGTGCGGACCAATATCCCGGGTCTGGTGGGAGGGGCCACCGACGAAACCGTTATCGCCAGGGTTGGAGAAGGGATTGTAAGTGCTATCGGTTCATCAGATTCCTACAAGAATGTGCTGGAAAACCCCGATTCCATCTCGAAGAAGGTCCTGGCCAAAGGTCTGGATGCAGGAACGGCATATGAGATCCTGAGTATTGATATTGCCGATGTGGACGTGGGGAGAAACGTGGGTGCCCATTTACAGGCTGATCAGGCAGAAGCCGACCTCCAGGTCGCGCAGGCCCGTGCGGAGACCCGCCGGGCGATGGCCGTGGCAACGGAACAGGAAATGATTGCCAGGGTGGCGGAAATGAGAGCAAAGGTGGTAGAAGCGGAGGCAGAAGTTCCCAAAGCGATGGCCCAAGCATTCCGTGAAGGGAATCTGGGTATCATGGACTACTACAGCATGAAGAATATTCAGGCGGATACAGGAATGAGGGAGTCCATATCACGCGGCGGGAAGAAAGAAGGTTCGGAAGGTTCGGAAGGTTCGGAAAGTGGCAAAAAACGGTAA